One genomic region from Papaver somniferum cultivar HN1 unplaced genomic scaffold, ASM357369v1 unplaced-scaffold_24, whole genome shotgun sequence encodes:
- the LOC113340830 gene encoding glucan endo-1,3-beta-glucosidase 2-like, with protein sequence MASICFVLLLLVVSVSPVVIADEVVSVSPVVIADEVVSLSPVAVSDERTTGSLFAKNPANWTYCVAKDGADQKLLQAAIDWVCGEQKYDCSAMLEGHLCYEPNTLEAHASIAFNMYYYKNLGRTESCVFNGAAWITTNNPSHGLCIFAGSSRIGASDGSQLKPPPGSSMASKISTDCSLLPLVLLVVVSLVSYQLLASLIRPLMYWVFYLSVK encoded by the exons ATGGCTTCAATTTGTTTCGTGCTTCTTTTACTAGTTGTTTCTGTATCACCTGTTGTTATTGCCGATGAAGTTGTTTCTGTATCACCAGTTGTTATTGCTGATGAAGTTGTTTCTTTATCACCAGTTGCTGTTTCCGATGAAC GCACTACTGGGTCTCTTTTCGCGAAAAACCCGGCGAATTGGACTTATTGCGTGGCTAAGGATGGAGCCGACCAGAAGTTGTTGCAGGCGGCAATAGACTGGGTGTGCGGTGAACAGAAATATGACTGTTCTGCTATGCTGGAGGGGCACCTGTGCTATGAGCCCAACACCCTTGAAGCACACGCATCCATTGCCTTTAACATGTACTATTACAAGAATTTAGGTCGAACTGAAAGCTGCGTTTTTAATGGTGCTGCCTGGATTACAACAAATAACCCTAGTCACGGCCTCTGTATATTTGCTGGAAGCAGCAGGATTGGCGCATCAGATGGATCCCAGCTTAAACCACCTCCTGGCAGTTCCATGGCTTCAAAAATATCTACTGATTGTTCTCTTCTTCCACTGGTTTTACTAGTAGTAGTTAGTCTCGTTTCATATCAGTTATTGGCTTCACTTATAAGGCCCTTGATGTATTGGGTGTTTTATCTATCAGTTAAATAA
- the LOC113340895 gene encoding uncharacterized protein LOC113340895, which translates to MLKFTDWSLILTTLIFVILIQEGLIDGRTISNAVNKGIIKTIKVDKGEIIDCYDIYKQPSLNHPSLRNHTIQMRPSMHPKKMKLDNNGTLRLTQTWHKYGACPQGSIPIRRIGKDYHSTLLRKHRHLKLPRYNTSLYSFGNGHEYATVQVHGNFLGAQAKINLWNPVVEIPSELSLSQIWVIAGDGDDLNTIEAGWEVSQPRHTDYQTRFFIHWTTGNYGSGCSDLECEGFVHTSSEISLGCNFTEVSTFKGDQKDATFGIHKDQNSGNWWIQVQGIPVGYYPSSLFTQLLKTATEIDFGGEIINMAPKGRHTMTQMGSGHFPSEGGLGISSYFNQVQIIDENNIAKDPEIVIKYVTNPNCYDLQIDDKHTNGFGFYYGGPGYNDKCQ; encoded by the exons ATGTTGAAATTCACCGACTGGTCACTCATCCTAACGAcactaatttttgtaattttaattcAAGAAGGATTAATTGATGGAAGAACGATCTCAAATGCCGTGAATAAAGGAATAATCAAGACAATTAAG GTTGATAAAGGTGAGATCATTGACTGTTATGATATTTACAAGCAACCTTCTCTTAATCATCCTTCGCTTCGTAATCACACAATACAG ATGAGACCTAGTATGCACCCGAAGAAAATGAAATTAGATAATAACGGGACACTTCGACTTACACAAACTTGGCATAAGTATGGAGCATGTCCACAAGGAAGTATCCCTATACGGAGGATCGGAAAAGATTACCATTCAACACTTTTGCGTAAGCATCGTCATCTAAAGCTCCCACGTTATAATACGTCCCTCTATTCATTTGGAAATGGCCATGAG TACGCGACAGTTCAGGTGCACGGTAATTTTCTAGGAGCACAAGCTAAAATAAATCTTTGGAATCCAGTTGTGGAAATACCAAGTGAATTAAGTTTGTCTCAAATCTGGGTCATAGCAGGTGACGGTGATGATCTCAATACTATTGAAGCCGGATGGGAA gtGAGTCAACCCAGACACACTGATTACCAGACCAGATTTTTCATACACTGGACT ACCGGTAACTATGGATCTGGTTGCTCCGATCTCGAATGTGAAGGCTTTGTGCACACATCTTCGGAAATCTCTCTTGGCTGCAATTTCACGGAAGTATCCACTTTCAAAGGCGACCAAAAAGATGCCACCTTTGGTATACACAAG GACCAAAATAGTGGAAATTGGTGGATACAAGTACAAGGTATACCCGTGGGCTATTATCCAAGTTCTCTATTCACGCAATTATTAAAGACAGCAACAGAAATAGATTTCGGTGGGGAAATCATAAATATGGCACCTAAAGGACGACATACTATGACTCAAATGGGTAGCGGTCATTTCCCTTCCGAAGGAGGTCTCGGAATATCCAGTTATTTTAATCAAGTTCAAATAATTGATGAAAATAACATAGCTAAAGACCCTGAAATTGTTATCAAGTATGTAACGAATCCAAATTGTTATGATTTACAAATTGACGACAAACACACGAACGGCTTCGGCTTTTACTATGGAGGTCCTGGATATAATGATAAGTGTCAGTAA
- the LOC113340878 gene encoding berberine bridge enzyme-like 26 yields the protein MIPKQYSEHAYNNKSDVLKVLANCALRIHDNTSISVKKVIKYVKQKKKKNQMERYSVLLISVLFFSFSLGTTSIDPGKFLQCLKLQSKTGFIPVYTPTSSRFSSIWQSTVHNIRFITSTTPKPEFIILPSNESHVQASVICSKQHGILMKIRSGGHDYQGLSSISDVPFLILDLSNLRSISVDAKTAWVQSGALLGELYYRIAEKSKTLAFPAGVCPTVGAGGSFSGGGYGTLLRKYGLAADNVIDAQIIDVNGRILDRESMGENLFWAIRGGAPGSFVVVLSWEIRLVDVPPTVTVFRIEKMLRDDPGFTSLVHRWQEVAHNLPQELLIRAAIALVGTEERRTIKASFISLFLGDSNKLLTVMKQGFPELGLESKDCTKMSWIRSVLWYAGMPDNGTLNDLLNRTQSKRFAKGKSDYVKTPIPVVALEGAWKLLMKEVRPVMTMHPFGGRMDEIAETEIPYPHRNGTLFQIQYLTIWTEQGSEESERHINWMRKYYEYMGTYVSKTPREAYIGYRDIDLGVSKNGTANSLQGSAWGSKYFKSNYKRLVQVKRKVDPENFFRNEQSIPSN from the coding sequence ATGATTCCCAAACAATACAGTGAACATGCATACAATAACAAATCCGATGTTTTAAAAGTGCTCGCTAACTGTGCACTCAGAATACATGATAACACTAGTATATCTGTAAAAAAGGTGATAAAATATgtgaaacagaaaaagaaaaaaaatcagatggAGAGGTATTCTGTTCTTTTAATATCAGTGCTATTTTTCAGCTTTTCATTAGGGACTACATCAATTGATCCCGGAAAATTTCTTCAATGCCTTAAACTCCAGTCTAAGACGGGTTTCATACCAGTTTATACCCCGACGAGTTCAAGATTTTCATCAATATGGCAGTCAACTGTGCACAACATTAGATTCATAACATCCACCACTCCAAAACCCGAGTTTATAATTCTTCCTTCAAATGAATCCCATGTTCAAGCATCTGTCATTTGTTCTAAACAACATGGAATTCTGATGAAAATTCGGAGCGGTGGCCATGACTACCAAGGCTTATCTTCTATATCTGATGTCCCGTTTCTGATTCTTGATCTGTCTAATCTCCGGTCAATTAGCGTTGATGCTAAAACTGCTTGGGTTCAATCTGGTGCGCTTCTGGGCGAACTTTATTACAGAATTGCAGAGAAAAGCAAGACTCTTGCGTTTCCTGCAGGGGTTTGTCCAACGGTAGGTGCTGGGGGATCGTTTAGTGGAGGTGGGTATGGTACTTTGCTAAGGAAATATGGACTTGCAGCTGATAATGTCATTGATGCTCAAATAATCGATGTCAATGGGAGAATCCTCGACAGGGAATCCATGGGAGAAAACTTGTTCTGGGCCATAAGAGGAGGTGCTCCTGGGAGCTTTGTCGTCGTTCTTTCCTGGGAGATCAGATTGGTTGACGTTCCACCGACTGTAACTGTTTTTAGAATAGAGAAAATGTTGAGAGATGATCCGGGTTTCACTTCACTAGTACATAGGTGGCAAGAAGTTGCACATAATCTTCCCCAAGAGCTCTTAATTAGAGCTGCAATAGCTCTAGTGGGCACCGAAGAACGTAGAACAATTAAAGCTTCATTCATCTCTTTGTTTCTTGGTGATTCTAATAAGCTCTTAACTGTGATGAAACAGGGATTTCCTGAGCTGGGTTTAGAGAGTAAAGATTGTACCAAAATGAGTTGGATTCGATCTGTACTCTGGTACGCTGGAATGCCAGACAACGGAACTTTAAATGATCTATTGAACAGAACCCAATCAAAGAGGTTTGCTAAGGGAAAGTCTGATTATGTGAAGACACCCATTCCGGTAGTCGCATTGGAAGGGGCATGGAAACTACTAATGAAAGAAGTTCGGCCTGTAATGACAATGCATCCTTTTGGCggaaggatggatgagattgctGAGACTGAGATCCCTTATCCACATAGAAATGGAACTTtgtttcaaatccaatacctgaCAATATGGACAGAGCAAGGGTCGGAAGAATCTGAAAGGCATATAAACTGGATGAGAAAGTATTACGAGTATATGGGTACTTATGTTTCGAAGACGCCGAGGGAAGCATACATCGGTTATAGAGATATTGATTTGGGTGTATCAAAAAATGGAACAGCAAATTCCTTGCAAGGTAGCGCATGGGGAAGTAAATATTTCAAGAGCAACTACAAAAGATTAGTTCAAGTTAAAAGGAAAGTTGATCCAGAGAACTTCTTTAGAAATGAACAAAGCATTCCAAGTAATTGA